Proteins encoded within one genomic window of Raineyella fluvialis:
- the pknB gene encoding Stk1 family PASTA domain-containing Ser/Thr kinase → MAEVNRARDLRLQRDVAIKRLRVDLASDPTFQARFRREAHSAAGLNHPNIVSVYDTDEERDPVSGQVVPYIVMELVEGRTLRQLMNSGDAFSSERALEITQGVLDALGYSHRAGIVHRDIKPGNVMLTEAGGQVKVMDFGIARAVADTQATMTQTAAVIGTAQYLSPEQARGEKVGFRSDLYSTGCLLFELLTGRPPFIGESPVSVAYQHVREHASAPSTIVPTLSPDIDALVLKALEKDPDRRYQTAREFYDDIARILAGQHPLALAGVAGIATAATAAMTATSVAAMAPVDATLPTRAMGAVPSADEGALATSPQRALVDPEAAEAEESARKRRRTVWIVLSVLLVALLAGGGLWAANGGLTPKQTVPDVRGKTQVVAEELVKAQGLTPKVNVTEGPAGATVGTVTAQDPTGGSRVDQGGTVTLTVNGGPSTTAIPDGLVGQQLTKVQAQLKSAGFTNVTTVAADSSRPGGEVLSLDPGSGTKVVPTTQITVTYASGKVSMPDWSGFNRQAVMSDAAGLGLTNVTFTEQNSNAIVGTVISQSPPPGRRCRATRRSPSSWPRPPPAVQHAHPDLGLAHAVVIAVVPGQGGRQQGQWLKETK, encoded by the coding sequence ATGGCCGAGGTCAACCGGGCCCGCGACCTGCGCCTGCAGCGCGACGTGGCGATCAAGCGCCTGCGCGTCGACCTCGCCTCCGACCCGACCTTCCAGGCCCGCTTCCGCCGGGAGGCGCACTCCGCCGCCGGCCTCAACCACCCCAACATCGTCTCCGTCTACGACACCGACGAGGAGCGCGACCCGGTCTCGGGTCAGGTCGTCCCGTACATCGTGATGGAGCTCGTCGAGGGTCGTACGCTGCGGCAGCTGATGAACAGCGGCGACGCGTTCAGCTCGGAGCGGGCGCTGGAGATCACTCAGGGGGTGCTCGACGCGCTCGGCTACTCGCACCGGGCCGGGATCGTGCACCGCGACATCAAGCCCGGCAACGTCATGCTGACCGAGGCCGGCGGCCAGGTGAAGGTGATGGACTTCGGCATCGCCCGCGCGGTCGCCGACACCCAGGCGACGATGACGCAGACGGCGGCCGTGATCGGCACCGCCCAGTACCTCTCCCCCGAGCAGGCCCGCGGTGAGAAGGTGGGCTTCCGGTCCGACCTCTACTCGACCGGCTGCCTGCTGTTCGAGCTGCTGACCGGACGACCCCCGTTCATCGGCGAGTCGCCGGTCTCCGTCGCCTACCAGCACGTCCGCGAGCACGCGTCCGCCCCGTCGACCATCGTGCCGACGCTCAGCCCGGACATCGACGCGCTCGTCCTGAAGGCCCTCGAGAAGGACCCCGACCGGCGCTACCAGACCGCCCGGGAGTTCTACGACGACATCGCCCGCATCCTCGCCGGTCAGCATCCGCTCGCCCTGGCGGGTGTCGCGGGGATCGCCACGGCGGCGACGGCGGCGATGACCGCCACCTCGGTCGCCGCGATGGCCCCGGTCGACGCCACCCTGCCGACCCGCGCGATGGGGGCGGTGCCCTCGGCCGACGAGGGTGCCCTGGCGACCAGCCCGCAGCGGGCCCTGGTCGACCCGGAAGCGGCCGAGGCGGAGGAGTCGGCCCGCAAGCGGCGCCGGACGGTGTGGATCGTCCTGTCCGTGCTGCTCGTGGCGCTGCTGGCCGGTGGTGGCCTCTGGGCCGCCAACGGTGGCCTGACCCCGAAGCAGACGGTCCCCGACGTCCGGGGCAAGACCCAGGTCGTCGCCGAGGAACTGGTCAAGGCGCAGGGGCTGACCCCGAAGGTCAACGTCACCGAGGGGCCCGCCGGAGCGACGGTCGGCACGGTCACCGCCCAGGACCCGACCGGCGGCAGCCGCGTCGACCAGGGCGGCACCGTCACGCTGACGGTCAACGGGGGGCCGTCGACCACGGCGATCCCGGACGGCCTCGTCGGCCAGCAGCTGACGAAGGTCCAGGCCCAGCTGAAGTCGGCCGGCTTCACGAACGTCACCACCGTCGCCGCAGACTCGTCACGGCCGGGCGGTGAGGTGCTCAGCCTCGATCCCGGCTCCGGCACGAAGGTGGTACCGACGACCCAGATCACGGTGACGTACGCGTCGGGAAAGGTCAGCATGCCCGACTGGTCCGGGTTCAACCGTCAGGCCGTGATGAGTGATGCGGCCGGGCTCGGACTGACCAACGTGACCTTCACCGAGCAGAACTCGAACGCGATCGTCGGCACGGTGATCTCCCAGAGCCCTCCGCCGGGTCGAAGGTGTCGCGCGACGCGTCGATCACCGTCGTCCTGGCCAAGGCCGCCCCCAGCCGTCCAGCACGCCCACCCCGACCTCGGCCTCGCCCACGCCGTCGTCATCGCCGTCGTCCCAGGGCAAGGGGGACGGCAACAAGGGCAATGGTTGAAAGAAACAAAATGA
- a CDS encoding penicillin-binding transpeptidase domain-containing protein: MTNRAAGEIYPPGSTFKLVTAAAALESGGFQPNTMVDTPAKLTLPGTKTQLPNETQCGDGQQSLDRALQLSCNTAFANVAIKLGSDTLRQQAQKFGWDFQLTDVNGVAARFPAKLDAAQTGLSGIGQYDVASNPLHMAMVAAGIANNGKVMTPYVVQTVRAPDLTTITTTKPKELSQAMSAANAQKLQGMMVNVVNSGTGTNAQINGVTVGGKTGTAQTTADKPPYAWFTSFAEKNNRKIAVAVFVESANVPRSEVGGNVVAAPIAKSVIQALL, encoded by the coding sequence CTGACGAACCGGGCCGCCGGTGAGATCTACCCGCCCGGCTCGACCTTCAAGCTGGTCACCGCGGCGGCCGCGCTGGAGAGCGGCGGCTTCCAGCCGAACACCATGGTCGACACCCCGGCCAAGCTGACCCTGCCCGGCACCAAGACGCAGTTGCCGAACGAGACCCAGTGCGGAGACGGCCAGCAGAGCCTGGATCGGGCCCTGCAGCTGTCCTGCAACACGGCTTTCGCCAACGTCGCGATCAAGCTCGGGTCCGACACGCTGCGGCAGCAGGCGCAGAAGTTCGGCTGGGACTTCCAGCTGACCGACGTCAACGGCGTCGCGGCCCGCTTCCCGGCCAAGCTCGACGCGGCCCAGACCGGCCTGTCCGGCATCGGCCAGTACGATGTGGCGTCCAATCCGCTGCACATGGCCATGGTCGCCGCCGGCATCGCGAACAACGGCAAGGTGATGACGCCCTATGTGGTGCAGACCGTGCGCGCCCCCGACCTGACCACCATCACCACCACGAAACCCAAGGAGCTCTCCCAGGCCATGAGTGCCGCCAACGCCCAGAAGTTGCAGGGCATGATGGTCAACGTCGTCAACAGCGGCACGGGGACCAACGCGCAGATCAACGGGGTCACCGTCGGTGGCAAGACGGGCACCGCGCAGACGACAGCTGACAAGCCGCCGTACGCCTGGTTCACGTCGTTCGCCGAGAAGAACAACCGCAAGATCGCCGTCGCCGTTTTCGTCGAATCCGCCAACGTCCCGCGATCGGAGGTCGGTGGCAACGTCGTTGCCGCGCCGATCGCCAAGAGCGTGATCCAGGCACTCCTGTGA
- a CDS encoding aminodeoxychorismate/anthranilate synthase component II, protein MTDPHAADTGVRVLVVDNYDSFVYNIVQYLARIGATVTVWRNDDPRFDAPGWADPFDGILLSPGPGTPAGAGRCIPIIHEQAGRTPIFGVCLGMQAIGEAYGATVDRAPELRHGKTSPIHHSGVGCLAGLPDPFTATRYHSLAVLPETVPDVLEVTATTEDGVVMALRHRELAVEGTQFHPESVLSEGGYRIFANWLVLCGDTGAPERAAGLTPLVELA, encoded by the coding sequence ATGACTGATCCCCACGCAGCCGACACCGGCGTCCGTGTCCTCGTCGTCGACAACTACGACTCGTTCGTCTACAACATCGTCCAGTACCTCGCCCGGATCGGGGCGACGGTGACGGTGTGGCGCAACGACGACCCGCGCTTCGACGCCCCGGGATGGGCGGACCCCTTCGACGGGATCCTGCTCTCCCCGGGGCCCGGCACGCCGGCCGGGGCGGGACGTTGCATCCCGATCATCCACGAGCAGGCCGGGCGGACGCCGATCTTCGGGGTCTGCCTGGGCATGCAGGCGATCGGTGAGGCGTACGGGGCGACGGTCGACCGGGCCCCCGAACTGCGCCACGGGAAGACCTCACCGATCCACCACAGCGGCGTCGGCTGCCTCGCCGGGCTACCGGATCCGTTCACCGCGACCCGCTACCACTCGCTGGCCGTGCTGCCGGAGACCGTCCCGGACGTCCTCGAGGTCACCGCGACCACCGAGGACGGGGTGGTGATGGCCCTGCGGCACCGCGAGCTGGCCGTGGAGGGGACCCAGTTCCATCCCGAATCGGTGCTCAGCGAGGGCGGCTACCGGATCTTCGCCAACTGGCTGGTGCTCTGCGGCGACACCGGCGCCCCCGAGCGGGCCGCCGGTCTCACTCCGCTCGTCGAACTGGCCTGA